The proteins below come from a single Caenibius sp. WL genomic window:
- a CDS encoding Rieske 2Fe-2S domain-containing protein encodes MAKAQDYGFGAFAFPRGWFMIGRTEDATETPSSVRYFGTDMVLYRGKSGKARLVEAYCPHMGAHLAKNTTSYIVLDGEHVQGESIRCPFHGWRFDENGQCDHIPYSDFIPKAACLKTFPVTEFAGILWTWYDPEGLEPDYPLPSFGNHYGEPGWVEWNMAHLGDLDIHGCEIVDNMADLGHMVPVHGSTECIYFSNEFVDHVVHQYFGTRHRNEVANHEYNMLMLDTWRTGPGILESDMQGRFPGFWLIASTPIDDGRERVWSGIMVQVNDGTQAPSAEDIALAREFSMNAVHGLGQDVEIWANKRDCINPMALPADGPYGRLRTWYRQFFNPRDKAAELQKRVNGRTVTLDLREAKGIAVDVFHAPPQKALQSA; translated from the coding sequence ATGGCAAAGGCGCAGGATTACGGTTTCGGCGCGTTCGCGTTTCCCCGTGGCTGGTTCATGATCGGCAGGACTGAAGATGCGACCGAAACGCCGAGTTCGGTGCGCTATTTCGGCACGGATATGGTCCTCTATCGCGGAAAGAGCGGCAAAGCCCGGCTGGTCGAAGCCTATTGCCCGCACATGGGCGCGCATCTGGCGAAGAACACCACGTCCTACATCGTGCTCGACGGCGAACACGTTCAGGGCGAATCGATCCGCTGCCCCTTCCATGGCTGGCGCTTCGACGAGAACGGGCAATGCGATCACATTCCCTATTCCGATTTCATTCCCAAGGCCGCCTGCCTCAAGACGTTCCCGGTCACCGAATTCGCCGGCATCCTGTGGACCTGGTACGATCCCGAAGGGCTGGAACCGGATTATCCGCTGCCCAGTTTCGGTAACCATTACGGCGAACCGGGCTGGGTGGAATGGAACATGGCGCACCTTGGCGATCTCGACATTCATGGCTGCGAAATCGTCGACAACATGGCCGATCTCGGCCACATGGTGCCGGTCCACGGGTCGACCGAATGCATCTATTTTTCCAATGAGTTCGTGGATCACGTGGTCCACCAGTACTTCGGGACACGGCACCGCAACGAAGTGGCCAATCACGAATACAACATGCTGATGCTCGATACCTGGCGGACCGGACCGGGCATTCTCGAATCCGATATGCAGGGCCGGTTTCCCGGCTTCTGGCTGATCGCCAGCACCCCGATCGACGATGGCCGCGAGCGGGTGTGGAGTGGGATCATGGTGCAGGTGAACGATGGCACGCAGGCGCCAAGCGCGGAAGATATCGCGCTGGCGCGGGAATTTTCGATGAACGCCGTCCACGGGCTGGGGCAGGACGTGGAAATCTGGGCCAACAAGCGCGACTGTATCAACCCGATGGCTCTGCCTGCCGATGGCCCCTATGGCCGCCTGCGGACCTGGTATCGCCAGTTCTTCAACCCGCGCGACAAGGCCGCCGAACTACAGAAACGGGTCAATGGCCGCACGGTCACGCTCGATCTCCGGGAAGCAAAGGGCATCGCCGTCGATGTGTTCCACGCCCCGCCGCAAAAGGCGCTGCA
- a CDS encoding SDR family oxidoreductase, producing MAERPVAIVTGGGTGVGAASARALAARGYDVLVNYAHSADAAEQVVMEIRAMGGDACAMQGDVAEDEACRALAEAALARWERIDALVHSAGVTQFVSMGDLAGQNAADFHAIYAVNVIGAYQMVRAVEPALRRSPCGAIVMISSIASLNGTGSSYAYAASKGALNTLTVSLARNLAPIRVNAVLPGMIDGDWLRRGLGDAGFEQARQAFEQSSTLGVICQPDDIARMVVPLVCDATVVTGQLITADAGALLGRPPQVGAR from the coding sequence ATGGCGGAAAGGCCGGTTGCGATCGTCACGGGCGGCGGCACGGGGGTGGGGGCGGCCTCTGCCCGGGCATTGGCGGCGCGAGGGTACGATGTGCTCGTCAACTATGCGCATAGCGCGGACGCGGCGGAACAGGTGGTGATGGAAATTCGCGCCATGGGCGGCGATGCCTGCGCGATGCAGGGTGATGTCGCCGAGGATGAGGCGTGCCGCGCGCTGGCCGAAGCGGCGCTGGCCCGTTGGGAGCGGATCGATGCACTGGTCCATTCGGCGGGCGTGACGCAGTTCGTTTCCATGGGCGATCTCGCCGGGCAGAACGCAGCGGATTTCCATGCGATCTATGCGGTCAACGTGATCGGCGCCTATCAGATGGTACGCGCGGTGGAACCCGCGCTGCGGCGCAGCCCGTGTGGGGCTATCGTGATGATTTCCTCCATCGCCAGTCTTAACGGCACAGGCAGTTCCTATGCCTATGCTGCGTCGAAAGGGGCGCTCAATACGTTGACTGTCTCGCTGGCGCGCAATCTTGCGCCGATCCGTGTCAATGCCGTGTTACCGGGGATGATCGATGGGGACTGGCTGCGCCGCGGGCTGGGCGATGCGGGGTTCGAACAGGCGCGCCAGGCGTTCGAACAGTCCTCCACTCTGGGGGTGATCTGCCAGCCGGACGATATCGCCCGGATGGTGGTGCCGCTGGTCTGCGATGCGACAGTAGTGACCGGGCAATTGATCACTGCCGATGCCGGCGCCTTGCTCGGCCGTCCGCCGCAGGTCGGTGCGCGCTGA
- a CDS encoding MFS transporter: MYYGWRLVVIAAIAYMLTMGATYSALGLFIIPVSQEFGLSRAEMNSALILLNLGGAGLSPFIGRMLDRYSPRRIMTAGSVLFGFSFAVLSFSQSVLLDAVIIALPLAAAVPSAGTLTMSVLLARWFTVHRGKAMVLSALGVSVGSIVMTPAIGWLLEQQGWRSTLLITGVVCTAILFVLSTLIRERPGPEDKEPGATPEALARLQVLMAAGSKPMRIGEILRMPNFWTICLSSSLAMGLAQSLSITFVPLALDHGLSVMEATTLMSITGISAIAGILALSAVADKIERSLILTAFYVLGAVLNAALLFSHGFVMLAGCAVMLGVAAGAMAPVFFALVADHFGTASFGTVRGLMAPFLAVIGAILVRFAGEVFDRTGNYDLLFTIYIFAELGAAALMFSTRYCHRRAMAPTFA, encoded by the coding sequence ATGTATTATGGTTGGCGCCTCGTCGTCATCGCCGCGATAGCCTATATGCTGACGATGGGGGCGACCTACAGCGCGCTGGGCCTGTTCATCATTCCGGTATCGCAGGAATTCGGCCTGTCGCGGGCGGAAATGAACAGTGCGCTAATTCTGCTCAATCTTGGCGGGGCCGGGCTCAGCCCGTTCATCGGGCGGATGCTGGACCGCTATTCCCCGCGCCGGATCATGACGGCGGGAAGCGTGCTGTTCGGCTTCAGCTTCGCGGTGCTGAGCTTTTCGCAATCGGTTCTGCTCGACGCGGTGATTATCGCTCTGCCGCTGGCCGCTGCCGTGCCTTCGGCCGGAACGCTGACGATGTCGGTGCTGCTGGCGCGATGGTTCACGGTCCATCGCGGCAAAGCGATGGTGCTGTCCGCGCTGGGCGTGTCGGTGGGCAGCATCGTGATGACGCCGGCGATCGGCTGGCTGCTCGAACAGCAGGGCTGGCGTTCGACACTGCTGATCACCGGGGTGGTCTGCACGGCGATTCTGTTCGTCCTGTCGACATTGATCCGCGAACGGCCAGGGCCTGAGGATAAAGAGCCTGGGGCCACACCCGAGGCGTTGGCGCGTTTGCAGGTGCTCATGGCGGCCGGGAGCAAGCCGATGCGCATCGGCGAGATTCTGCGGATGCCCAATTTCTGGACCATCTGTCTCAGTTCATCGCTTGCCATGGGGCTGGCGCAATCGCTGTCGATCACCTTCGTGCCGCTGGCTCTCGATCACGGCCTGTCGGTGATGGAGGCGACAACGCTGATGTCGATCACCGGCATTTCCGCGATTGCCGGTATCCTTGCCCTGTCCGCCGTCGCCGACAAGATCGAGCGGAGCCTGATCCTGACGGCGTTCTATGTACTGGGGGCGGTGCTCAATGCCGCGCTGCTGTTCAGCCATGGTTTCGTCATGCTGGCGGGGTGCGCGGTCATGCTGGGCGTGGCGGCGGGGGCGATGGCGCCGGTCTTCTTCGCGCTGGTGGCCGATCATTTCGGCACTGCCTCCTTCGGCACGGTGCGGGGGCTCATGGCCCCGTTCCTGGCGGTGATCGGGGCCATTCTGGTCCGTTTCGCCGGGGAGGTTTTCGACCGCACGGGCAATTACGACCTGCTGTTCACGATTTACATCTTCGCCGAACTGGGGGCGGCGGCACTGATGTTCAGCACCCGATATTGTCATCGCAGGGCTATGGCGCCGACATTCGCCTGA
- a CDS encoding TetR/AcrR family transcriptional regulator has product MTTTAALPRRESNKAKIRSAIVDAAVIKFGEKSVNGTTMDEIAEEAKISRATLFNYFPSKADIVAAIVEQMDEAFIAQLDKFIEFGLPLEKRVKEFFSAHARDLEGRWLKFRPMVGISVQGWGEDTGAQRFARLNAAFLRLVHDAPERERGACAEVLTGTYVGIVQNWRFESDYALEEHLVAAVMLIMKSIQCPD; this is encoded by the coding sequence ATGACGACCACCGCCGCTCTCCCCCGCCGTGAATCGAACAAGGCCAAGATTCGCAGCGCCATCGTCGATGCCGCGGTCATCAAGTTCGGCGAAAAGTCGGTCAACGGCACAACGATGGATGAAATCGCCGAGGAGGCGAAAATCAGCCGCGCGACCCTGTTCAACTATTTCCCCAGCAAGGCGGATATCGTGGCCGCGATTGTCGAGCAGATGGACGAGGCATTCATCGCCCAGCTCGACAAGTTCATCGAATTCGGCCTGCCGCTGGAAAAGCGGGTGAAGGAATTCTTCAGCGCCCATGCCCGCGATCTCGAGGGGCGCTGGCTGAAATTCCGCCCGATGGTGGGAATTTCGGTGCAGGGCTGGGGGGAAGACACCGGGGCGCAGCGCTTCGCCCGGCTGAATGCGGCGTTCCTGCGGCTGGTGCACGACGCCCCGGAAAGGGAACGCGGCGCTTGCGCCGAGGTGCTGACTGGTACTTATGTCGGTATTGTGCAGAACTGGCGTTTCGAGTCGGATTATGCGCTGGAGGAACATCTGGTCGCGGCGGTCATGTTGATTATGAAATCGATACAATGCCCTGATTAA
- a CDS encoding amidohydrolase family protein, whose product MGVPKDIGVIDTMLGIPTREDRADWYTFFRPLLRDKESLQAFEMPAQYMFKGVPDIGEHDDYIAWTVEQMDKHNIQQAMIGLDDRWSESALEAKRRFPDRFFFDAPIDPNGGMEEVRRIKRLHKEHDLRAVSVFPSGTYPQVPIDHKYMFPIYATCVELDIPILMNVGVPGPRIPMAPQRVELLDEVCWFFPELKIVMRHGAEPWDDLAVKLMLKWPNLYYSTSAFAPKHLPKSIINYANTRGADKIIYAGYFPMGLSLDRIFSELDQLPLKDEVWPKFLRDNARRVFKLD is encoded by the coding sequence ATGGGTGTGCCTAAGGATATTGGCGTAATCGATACGATGTTGGGTATCCCGACCCGGGAAGACCGGGCCGACTGGTATACCTTCTTCCGTCCGCTGCTGCGCGACAAGGAAAGCCTGCAGGCATTCGAAATGCCCGCCCAGTATATGTTCAAGGGCGTGCCCGATATCGGCGAGCATGACGACTACATCGCCTGGACCGTCGAGCAGATGGACAAGCACAATATCCAGCAGGCCATGATCGGGCTGGACGACCGCTGGTCGGAATCCGCGCTCGAAGCGAAACGGCGTTTCCCGGACCGGTTCTTCTTCGATGCCCCGATCGATCCCAACGGCGGGATGGAAGAAGTGCGCCGGATCAAGCGGCTGCACAAGGAACACGATCTGCGCGCCGTCAGCGTGTTTCCTTCGGGCACCTATCCGCAGGTTCCCATCGATCACAAGTATATGTTCCCGATCTACGCCACGTGCGTGGAACTGGATATTCCGATCCTGATGAACGTGGGCGTTCCGGGGCCGCGCATCCCGATGGCCCCGCAGCGGGTCGAACTGCTGGATGAAGTCTGCTGGTTCTTCCCCGAACTGAAGATCGTGATGCGCCATGGCGCCGAACCGTGGGACGATCTGGCCGTGAAGCTGATGCTCAAATGGCCGAACCTCTACTATTCGACTAGCGCTTTCGCGCCCAAGCATCTGCCCAAGTCGATCATCAACTACGCCAACACCCGCGGCGCGGACAAGATCATCTACGCGGGCTATTTCCCGATGGGTCTCAGCCTCGACCGGATTTTCAGCGAGCTCGATCAGCTTCCGCTGAAGGACGAAGTATGGCCCAAATTCCTGCGCGACAATGCACGCCGCGTGTTCAAGCTCGACTAA
- a CDS encoding Rieske 2Fe-2S domain-containing protein, with product MSDQVLDARTAPVATWQIVGAMNPEERAVWRMADIQNNVSAEERGVDKIPFAIGWYAACYSDEIAVGEVKPLRAFGKELAMWRGEDGQVRIIDAYCKHLGAHMAYGGKVHGNMLECPFHAWRYDEAGSVKEIPYARNIPPQAKRPCGGWPTEEGSGFIWFWYHPNGEAPQWERVDFPEVGRDDYTEFDRYEWIVHAPLQFMAENAADTAHFKYIHGTATFPDAEIKFDGIRRTGLVKAKMGTPKGEVDGEILNMNVGPGQAATRFSGISETLLIAGMTPIDHDKVRVRFAFTQPKTEAEGPMGGLARALIRDIIKQFDQDKVVWDRQRFVERALICDGDGPIGDFRRWYYQFYVEWNGRGPQAMAAE from the coding sequence ATGAGTGATCAAGTGCTAGACGCCCGTACCGCGCCTGTCGCCACCTGGCAGATCGTCGGTGCGATGAACCCCGAAGAGCGCGCCGTGTGGCGCATGGCTGATATCCAGAACAACGTCAGCGCCGAAGAACGCGGCGTGGACAAGATTCCGTTCGCTATCGGCTGGTATGCCGCCTGCTATTCGGACGAAATCGCCGTCGGCGAAGTCAAGCCGCTGCGCGCGTTCGGCAAGGAACTCGCCATGTGGCGCGGTGAAGACGGCCAAGTTCGCATCATCGACGCCTATTGCAAGCATCTCGGCGCGCATATGGCCTATGGCGGCAAAGTGCATGGCAACATGCTGGAATGCCCGTTCCACGCATGGCGCTATGACGAAGCGGGTTCGGTCAAGGAAATCCCCTATGCCCGCAACATTCCGCCGCAGGCGAAGCGCCCGTGCGGTGGCTGGCCGACCGAGGAAGGCAGCGGCTTCATCTGGTTCTGGTATCACCCCAATGGCGAAGCGCCGCAGTGGGAACGGGTCGATTTCCCCGAAGTCGGCCGCGACGATTACACGGAATTCGATCGTTACGAATGGATCGTGCATGCCCCGCTCCAGTTCATGGCTGAAAACGCGGCGGACACGGCCCATTTCAAGTATATTCACGGGACCGCGACCTTCCCGGATGCGGAGATCAAGTTCGACGGCATTCGCCGTACCGGCTTGGTCAAGGCCAAGATGGGCACGCCCAAGGGCGAGGTCGATGGCGAGATTCTGAATATGAATGTCGGCCCGGGCCAGGCGGCCACGCGGTTCAGCGGTATTTCGGAAACGCTGCTGATTGCCGGCATGACGCCGATCGATCATGACAAGGTGCGGGTGCGGTTCGCTTTCACCCAGCCCAAGACGGAAGCCGAAGGCCCGATGGGCGGGCTGGCCCGCGCGCTGATCCGCGACATCATCAAGCAGTTCGACCAGGACAAGGTGGTGTGGGATCGTCAGCGCTTTGTCGAACGCGCGCTGATCTGCGACGGCGATGGCCCGATCGGTGATTTCCGCCGCTGGTACTACCAGTTCTACGTCGAATGGAACGGCCGCGGTCCGCAGGCCATGGCAGCAGAGTAA
- a CDS encoding acyl-CoA dehydrogenase family protein, with amino-acid sequence MQFTFSEEETLLQESVSGFLATHGSSAAVRKAMESDLGYDPALWQSIVGEMGMGGIAFPARLGGAEMGHVGFAITMMEMGRVLLPSPYFSSIGLAAQAILNAGTDAQQDTLLPAIIAGETIAALAWRGLERTPAIAVRLDQNGQLNGEAGFVPYAHAAGLLVVAALDGAGKTVLAAIPADAPGVTIERHVSMDLTRPLATVRFAGVVVAQDRILGDGSDAAAALERTLDLARIALAAENAGGAEGVLDLTVAYTKDRVQFGRPIGSFQALKHRMADMMVEVETAKTAAYYAACVVDEASDELAEAAAIASSYSADAFMGCAGNAIQLHGGIGFTWEHDAHLFFKRARANAVLLGDPTSQRVRIADMIGLEKVA; translated from the coding sequence ATGCAATTCACATTCAGCGAAGAGGAGACGCTCCTTCAGGAAAGCGTCTCCGGCTTCCTCGCAACGCACGGCAGTTCCGCTGCCGTGCGTAAAGCGATGGAAAGCGACCTCGGCTACGATCCGGCGCTCTGGCAGTCGATCGTGGGTGAAATGGGTATGGGCGGCATCGCCTTTCCGGCCCGCCTCGGCGGTGCGGAAATGGGGCATGTCGGCTTTGCCATCACGATGATGGAAATGGGGCGCGTGCTGCTGCCGTCGCCCTATTTCTCCAGCATCGGCCTGGCCGCGCAGGCCATTCTCAACGCCGGAACCGACGCGCAGCAGGATACGCTTCTGCCCGCGATCATTGCGGGTGAAACGATTGCCGCGCTCGCCTGGCGCGGATTGGAACGCACGCCCGCCATCGCGGTGCGTCTCGATCAGAACGGGCAGCTCAATGGGGAAGCGGGGTTCGTGCCCTATGCCCATGCGGCCGGCCTGTTGGTGGTTGCGGCGCTGGATGGGGCCGGAAAAACCGTTCTGGCGGCCATTCCGGCCGATGCCCCCGGTGTCACGATCGAACGCCATGTCTCGATGGACCTGACCCGCCCGCTTGCCACCGTGCGCTTCGCCGGTGTGGTGGTCGCGCAGGATCGGATTTTGGGTGACGGCAGCGATGCCGCGGCTGCTCTGGAGCGGACGCTCGACCTTGCGCGGATCGCTCTGGCCGCTGAAAACGCGGGCGGGGCCGAAGGGGTTCTCGATCTGACGGTTGCCTATACCAAGGATCGCGTCCAGTTCGGCCGGCCCATCGGCAGCTTCCAGGCTTTGAAGCACCGGATGGCCGACATGATGGTGGAAGTGGAAACGGCGAAAACCGCAGCCTATTACGCTGCGTGTGTCGTCGATGAAGCCTCCGACGAACTGGCGGAAGCGGCAGCGATTGCCTCGTCCTACAGCGCGGACGCCTTCATGGGTTGCGCGGGCAACGCAATCCAGTTGCATGGCGGGATCGGCTTCACCTGGGAACATGACGCGCACCTCTTCTTCAAGCGTGCCCGGGCCAATGCCGTTCTGCTGGGTGATCCCACATCGCAGCGGGTGCGGATTGCCGACATGATCGGCCTGGAAAAGGTGGCGTAA
- a CDS encoding acyl-CoA dehydrogenase family protein, whose product MRTEFTPEQEAFRREVAEWLEEQLSGPFASIRNLNSMSDKIPERLAWEKALGKAGYSAIAWPQEYGGRGASIAEQVIFAEEYARAGAPGRIGHLGVTMAGPTFIHFGTEEQKKEFLPPILSGDVLWAQGFSEPNAGSDLSNIRTKARLEDGPNGPEWVIDGQKIWTSLAQHAQWIFVLARTEEGSQGSKGISFLLVPIDQPGVELRPIKQMTGGAEFNETFFDGARTAAANIVGKPGEGWKVAMGLLSHERGASSLGIQMSFQVELQKVIDAANANGAAQDPLIRDRIARAHTGLKLMRYNALRTLSKGDNEMLSREAFIHKIYWGTWHKKLGELAMDVAGAPGLIAPAEDYAFDDLPNIYLYTRSETIHGGTNQIQRNIIAERGLGLPREPRG is encoded by the coding sequence ATGCGGACAGAATTCACTCCCGAACAGGAAGCGTTCCGCCGCGAAGTCGCCGAATGGCTGGAAGAACAGCTTTCCGGGCCGTTCGCTTCGATCCGCAACCTCAACAGCATGAGCGACAAGATTCCTGAGCGTCTCGCCTGGGAAAAAGCGCTCGGCAAGGCGGGTTATAGCGCTATCGCCTGGCCGCAGGAATATGGTGGGCGCGGGGCCAGCATCGCCGAACAGGTGATCTTTGCCGAAGAATATGCGCGCGCTGGCGCTCCGGGCCGGATCGGCCATCTGGGCGTCACCATGGCCGGGCCGACGTTCATCCACTTCGGCACGGAAGAGCAGAAGAAGGAATTTCTGCCCCCGATCCTGAGTGGCGATGTCCTGTGGGCACAGGGCTTTTCGGAACCCAATGCCGGGTCCGATCTGTCGAATATCCGCACCAAGGCGCGCCTCGAAGACGGCCCCAACGGCCCCGAATGGGTGATCGATGGGCAGAAGATCTGGACCAGCCTTGCCCAGCACGCGCAATGGATCTTCGTGCTGGCCCGGACGGAAGAAGGCAGCCAGGGTTCGAAAGGCATTTCGTTCCTGCTCGTGCCGATCGATCAGCCCGGCGTGGAATTGCGCCCGATCAAGCAGATGACCGGCGGGGCGGAATTCAACGAAACCTTCTTCGATGGCGCCCGCACCGCCGCCGCCAATATCGTCGGCAAGCCGGGCGAGGGTTGGAAAGTGGCGATGGGCCTGCTGTCGCACGAACGCGGGGCATCTTCGCTCGGCATTCAGATGAGCTTCCAGGTCGAACTGCAGAAGGTCATCGACGCGGCCAATGCCAACGGTGCGGCGCAGGACCCGCTGATCCGCGACCGGATCGCGCGGGCGCACACGGGGCTCAAGCTCATGCGCTACAATGCGCTGCGCACGCTGTCGAAGGGCGACAACGAAATGCTTTCGCGCGAGGCGTTCATCCACAAGATCTACTGGGGCACCTGGCACAAGAAGCTCGGTGAACTGGCGATGGACGTGGCGGGCGCGCCGGGGCTGATCGCACCGGCCGAGGATTACGCGTTCGACGATCTGCCCAATATCTACCTCTATACGCGGTCGGAAACGATCCATGGGGGGACGAACCAGATCCAGCGTAATATCATCGCCGAACGTGGCCTGGGTCTGCCCCGCGAACCGCGCGGGTGA
- a CDS encoding AMP-binding protein has protein sequence MSIDPRAPSLSGPGEPFEIVEQVVNGRPMRVFARSNGTLSMLYAMMPALGDLDFIIDGDRRISYATFHAHSGAVAAGFAAQYDLKPGDRVAIAMHNSPEWLYAFTALSALGMVPALINSRGSGEEMRYCAEDVGASLVVADTRRAEALAQAGYTGRVMVFDEPALDAMVRDYAGSPLPENTADADEPCCILFTSGTTGRPKGAIISHRAMLTGVFMAQHAGARFAARMAAKLGIDVQTLMAARPRSAVFLIFPLFHVSGCQQIFLGVLARGGKIVFHRRWNPAEALRLIEEEKITEFTGPPMTLWDILNEPTRAERDLSSLGSIASGGQALPINLLKALQEAFPDRIFGGGYGMTETAGSVSLAMGELFTARPEASGVMHDLADMRVIDDDGNPLPLGEVGEIAVRGPMVMSGYWGRPEDTAATMDADGWLRTGDIGRIDDTGYVAIVDRKTNMVICKGENIYCAEVERVIANHPDISEVAAFGIADERIGERLAVAVVSDPGKAVTEDQVRQQVRDHLAEYKVPSDIFLRDAPLPRNATGKVDRQVLRRDLGLI, from the coding sequence ATGTCCATCGATCCACGCGCACCCAGCCTTTCAGGCCCCGGCGAACCGTTCGAAATCGTGGAGCAGGTTGTGAACGGGCGGCCGATGCGCGTCTTCGCGCGGTCGAACGGCACGCTTTCGATGCTCTATGCCATGATGCCCGCGCTGGGCGATCTCGATTTCATCATCGATGGCGACCGACGGATTTCCTATGCCACTTTCCATGCCCATTCCGGTGCCGTGGCGGCGGGGTTTGCAGCACAGTATGATCTGAAACCGGGCGACCGGGTGGCGATCGCCATGCACAACAGCCCCGAATGGCTCTATGCCTTCACCGCGCTGTCGGCGCTCGGCATGGTTCCGGCGCTGATCAACAGCCGCGGTTCGGGCGAAGAAATGCGCTATTGCGCCGAAGATGTCGGCGCTTCGCTGGTCGTGGCCGATACGCGCCGGGCAGAAGCGCTGGCGCAGGCGGGCTATACCGGGCGGGTCATGGTGTTCGACGAGCCCGCGCTCGACGCGATGGTGCGCGATTATGCGGGCAGCCCCTTGCCCGAAAACACCGCCGATGCGGATGAGCCCTGCTGCATCCTGTTCACCTCCGGCACCACCGGGCGGCCGAAGGGGGCGATCATCAGCCACCGAGCGATGCTGACAGGCGTGTTCATGGCGCAGCATGCCGGGGCACGCTTCGCCGCGCGGATGGCGGCAAAGCTGGGCATCGATGTGCAGACGCTGATGGCGGCGCGCCCGCGCAGCGCGGTGTTCCTGATTTTTCCGCTGTTTCATGTCAGCGGTTGCCAGCAGATTTTCCTCGGCGTCCTGGCGCGCGGCGGCAAGATCGTGTTCCACCGCCGATGGAATCCGGCCGAGGCCTTGCGCCTGATCGAAGAAGAGAAGATCACCGAATTCACCGGTCCGCCGATGACCCTGTGGGACATCCTCAACGAACCGACGCGGGCCGAACGCGATCTCTCCTCGCTCGGCTCCATCGCCAGTGGCGGGCAGGCACTGCCGATCAATCTGCTCAAGGCCCTGCAGGAAGCGTTCCCCGACCGTATTTTCGGCGGCGGCTACGGCATGACCGAGACGGCCGGTTCCGTCAGTCTCGCCATGGGTGAACTGTTCACGGCCCGGCCGGAGGCATCGGGTGTGATGCACGATCTCGCCGATATGCGGGTCATCGATGATGACGGCAATCCGCTGCCGCTTGGCGAAGTGGGTGAAATCGCCGTGCGCGGGCCGATGGTGATGTCGGGCTATTGGGGCAGGCCGGAAGATACCGCCGCCACGATGGATGCCGATGGCTGGCTGCGCACTGGGGATATCGGCCGGATCGACGACACGGGCTATGTCGCCATTGTCGACCGCAAGACCAACATGGTCATCTGCAAGGGCGAAAACATCTATTGCGCCGAGGTGGAGCGGGTGATTGCCAACCATCCGGACATTTCGGAAGTGGCGGCATTTGGCATCGCGGACGAACGGATTGGCGAACGTCTGGCCGTGGCTGTGGTGTCCGATCCCGGCAAGGCGGTGACGGAAGATCAGGTGCGCCAGCAGGTGCGCGATCATTTGGCCGAATACAAAGTGCCGAGTGATATCTTCCTGCGCGATGCACCTTTGCCGCGCAATGCCACAGGCAAGGTGGACCGGCAGGTGTTGCGCCGCGACCTCGGGTTGATCTGA
- a CDS encoding MaoC family dehydratase — MTGIVAEGSARAFIAAQKGRSFASPWMTIDQDMIDRFAEATRDFEFIHVDPVRAAETYLGGTIAHGFLVLSLLPHLRDTAHLPVTPGTVMGLNYGLDKVRFTAPVPSGKAIRGVFTIVDTEERQPNHFQQTVDIVIEREGEEKPGMIARWLIHFAIADGA; from the coding sequence ATGACCGGTATCGTGGCGGAGGGCAGCGCGCGGGCGTTCATCGCGGCCCAGAAGGGGCGGAGCTTCGCTTCGCCATGGATGACGATCGATCAGGATATGATCGATCGTTTCGCCGAAGCGACGCGGGATTTCGAATTCATCCATGTCGATCCCGTGCGCGCGGCGGAAACCTATCTCGGCGGGACGATCGCCCACGGTTTTCTGGTGCTCTCGCTGCTGCCGCACTTGCGCGATACCGCACATTTGCCGGTCACGCCCGGCACGGTCATGGGGCTGAATTACGGGCTCGACAAAGTGCGTTTCACCGCCCCCGTCCCTTCGGGCAAGGCGATCCGGGGCGTGTTCACTATTGTCGATACCGAAGAGCGGCAGCCCAATCATTTCCAACAAACGGTCGATATCGTGATCGAGCGGGAAGGGGAGGAGAAGCCGGGAATGATCGCGCGTTGGCTGATCCATTTCGCGATTGCGGACGGGGCGTGA